CGATCTCCGCCGATGGGGTAACCGACGGCTATGACCTCGGTATTCAGCTTGGGGATACCGCCGAAGGTGAGGGGCTTCAGCTTCTCAAAGTGGGAGCCGTCTTCGGCCTCCAGGATGGCGAGGTCACAATCATGCGCCACATGCACCACGCGGGCCGGATGGGGCTCGGGGTCATTGGTGGTGCGGATCACCAGCTTGGTGGCATTGCTGATGACGTGGGCATTGGTGAGAAAGCGATTTTTACCAATGAGGAAGCCGGTGCCTGATCCGCCGGAGGGCTGGCCGGCATTCCAGGGTTCGCGGTAGTCCGGAAGCAGAACGGAAGCGTCAATGTTGACGATGCCTTCCCATTCATCAATCAGCGGGGCCTCAGGAGCAGGAGGAGATGCGGCAGGGACGGAGTCCGGCACGGTATCCGGCGCAGTTTGCTGGGCAGGGGAGAGAACGGAAAACGCCAAGGCTGCGACGGCGGGGTAAAGGGGACGCATTTTCATGAAAAGGACAATCTATGCCAAACATACGTAGGGCGGTGCATCAAAGACAAGCGCTTCTGCCGACCTGCTCAAACAATACGCAACGAAGTTCGCGGACTCTTGTTGCTCCGTTTCAAAGATTCGGCAGGATCAGGCCGCAAATCCATGGCCAATCCCTCTCAGTCAGAATCCATTGATCAACTTCGCCAGGATGCCTGGGTGGGAGATGCAGTGCTGGAACTTTACGTCCGCAGTTACATCCTGCGCCTGCATGGAAAGGTGGATGCGGAGATGAAGACCCGCTTTACCTGCAATCAATTTCTCAACTGCGTGGGCAACCCTACCAAAGTGGAGGCCGACATCGGCATCATCTACCAGAAGAGCGGGCTGGAGACGGCCTTTGCCTGGATCCGTGAGAACCTGGAGCCGCTGTTTATCAAACAAGAGGCCAAACGCGTGCGCACCGGTAAGTGAGCGCGAGATTCAAAAAGCCCTTTCTTGACAGGGCCTAACCATTCGGTTAATCACGAGCCTCGTTTGATGAATTCTCTCCGTCACCCATGTCACGCCGCCGTCGCTGGTTCCCCAGCGAAACGTAGCGTCATGGTTTGGGCCGTTATCGCGGCCTGGCCACGCCAGGTGGGTTGAGATCTTCGTTTATCTAAATTTCCAAACGTATCTCCCAAACCCACCCCGGACACAGGCGGTGGGTTTTTTCTTGCCGCTGCGTGATTCCCAAAATCACTTTTCATGAGCAGCCCCAGCATTACGGTCGAATCTTCCGCCTCGCTTCCCGAGGTCGGTCCCTCAGGTCCTCCCTTCAGTCTCATC
The Prosthecobacter algae genome window above contains:
- a CDS encoding ribonuclease III domain-containing protein, producing MANPSQSESIDQLRQDAWVGDAVLELYVRSYILRLHGKVDAEMKTRFTCNQFLNCVGNPTKVEADIGIIYQKSGLETAFAWIRENLEPLFIKQEAKRVRTGK